DNA sequence from the Pseudoxanthomonas indica genome:
AAACCCATCGTCTGTATGAGCCGGGCAAGGTCATCGCCAGCCAGAAGGTGTGGAAGGGCAAGGCCGACAAGATCCAGCTCGGCGTCGGCGAGCCGATGCTGGTCAGTGTGCCGCGTGGCCGCTATGCCGATCTCAAGCCGAGCATGAATGTGCCCAAGACGCTGGTGGCGCCGATCACCCAGGGCCAGGCTATTGGCGAGGTCAAGGTGACGCTCGATGGCAAGGTCGTCGCGCAGGCGCCGCTGGTGGCGGTCTCCGCAGTGGAAGAAGCCGGCTTCTTCAAGCGTCTGTGGGACGCGTTCTGGATGTGGTGGGAGTCGGACTGATCGCCACGCGATCCTCCTTCAGGATTCATCGGTCCCCCGCGAAAGCGGGGGATTTTTTTTGCCTGGCCGCCACAAAGTTGATGCGAATTCCGTCGCCAGAACGCCTTGATCGGTATTTTTACGGACGTCGCCAAGCAGGATCGGCAGAATCAAGCGGCCACATCTTCACAATCCATCGACGTATCCCAACGTCATCATGTCTGGGCAAAAAGGGCCGCTTCATTTTCGAAATTGCAGACATAAGGAGGGTTGGAATGTTCCTGACCAAGAACAATCAGGCAATGGCACGCACGCTTTGCGTGGCTATCGTCGCCGCAGTGGGCCTGGGTGGCTGCGCCACCTACAAAGACGAGTTCGCGACGATCAATTCACGCCTGGATTCGCTCGACCAGAAGGTCCAGGGCGCAGCCCAGAGCGCTGAATCCGCCAATCAGTCGGCGCAGCAGGCCAACCAACGGCTGGATGCATTGGAAGGCCGCGTCCAGGCGATCGAAGCAGCACCGGCCCGCAAGCCGCGCGGTTGATCGCTCTGCGTAATGGGTGTCGAATGGCGTGAACCCGAGAACCGGTGACCTTGGTTGGCCACCGGTCTCTTTTCCTCACCCCGTCTCAGTTCCAGGGAATCGTCTCATCAAAACTTGCCTATACCCCGCGATCCGGGCCGCATCCGGCGCACTTGCGTTGGCGCTTGCATTAGCCAGCTTCGACGCTACCAGCGCCGAGAGTGACGTTGCGCCACAGCCTTTCAACGTCGACCAGCTTCCGCCCGGGCAAGGTGTGTCCGATACCGTGATCGAGTTGGCGGGCTGGGTTGTCGCCACCAAGGACAACCAGGGCTATCCGTTCGCGATCATGGACAAGGATGCCGCCCAGATCCTGGTGTTCGGCAGCGATGGCCGCCTGCGCGGCGCAACGCCCGGACTGTTTGGTTCGGCGGTCGGTGATCATTCCGCTCCCGGCGTCGCGGGACTCGCACTGCGCGAGATTCCAGGGCGCGATCGCACCACGCCTGCGGGTCGCTTCGTGGGCGGTTACGGCCCATCGACCGACGCCGGCCGCGTGCTGTGGGTCGACTACGATTCCGCGGTGTCCATGCACCCGACCGCTACCGGCGTCCCTGCCGAGCGGCGCGTCGAACGTCTCGCATCGCCTGAGCCGGACGACAACCGTGTCACCCACGGTTGCATCAATGTCCCGCCCGAATTCTACGAGCAGGTCATCCGGCAGACGTTTGAACGCGGCGGCGTGTTCTACATCCTGCCCGACACGGACTCGCTGGCCGAGACCTTTCCGGAGTTCGCGCAAAGTCGCGCGACGGCGCAACACCACGAGGGCGGAAAAGCAGAACGCTCCCCCAAGTGAGGGCGCTGCTCAACCGCGCCGATTCGCGCCTTGCCCCTGCAACACCGCATGGACCTTGGTCGCCAGCTGTTCGATGGTGAAAGGCTTGGGCAGGAACGCCACGCCCGCATCCAGGATGCCGTTGTGCACCACTGCGTTGCGGGTATAGCCGGTGGTGAACAGCACCTTCAGATCCGGACGCATCGCCAGTGCGCGATCGGCCAGTTCGCGGCCGTTGATGTCGGGCATCACGATGTCGGTGAACAACAGATCCACCCGCGGCTGCACCGTCAGTTGCTCCAACGCCTGGTTGGCGTCGGCGGCCTGGATCACCGTGTAACCCAGTTCGCGCAGCGCATCGACTGACATGTGTCGGACGGCGGCTTCGTCCTCCACCACCAGGATGATCTGCTCCAGGCTGCCGGTTGGCGTCGCCTGGAATACGCGTTGGCTGGCTTCGCTCTGCGACTGGGCGTGATGGCGCGGCAGGTACACCTTGACCGTGGTGCCCTGGCCAATCTCCGAATAAATCTTGACGTGGCCACCGGACTGTTTGACGAAGCCATAGACCTGGCTCAAACCCAGGCCCGTGCCCTTGCCCACGCCCTTGGTGGTGTAGAAGGGATCGAAGGCGCGTTCGATGACATCGGCCGACATCCCGATGCCGGTATCGCTGACGCAGATCAGCACGTACTGGCCTTCTTCCACTTCGTCATGCGACTGCGCGTAGCGATCATCCAGATCCGCGTTGGCGGTTTCGATGGTCAGCTTGCCGCCGCTGGGCATGGCGTCGCGTGCGTTCACCGCCAGATTGACCAGCGCATGCTCCAGCTGCGCGGCATCGGCGAAGGCTTGCCACAAGCCGCCGGCCAGCACGGTTTCCACGCGCACCTGCTCGCCGATGGTCCGGCGCAGCATTTCGGACATGCCGCTGACCAGTTTGTTGGCGTCCACCGCCAACGGCACCAGCGGCTGCTGGCGTGAGAAAGCGAGCAGGCGCGCGGTCAGCACCGAGGCGCGCTGCGCACCTTGCACGGCGTTCTCCAGATTGCTGGCCAGCTTGGGATGCTCGTTGCCGGTCAGGCGCCGCTTGGCCATGTCGAGCGAGCCGATGATGATCGCCAGCATGTTGTTGAAGTCGTGGGCGATGCCGCCGGTCAGCTGGCCCAGTGATTCCATCTTCTGCAACTGGCGCACTTGCCCCTGCGCTTCACTGCGTCGCCGTCCTTCGCTCTCCAGCGCCAGCGTGCGTTCGGCGACGCGCTGTTCCAGCGCCTCGTTGAGTTCGCGCAACTTGGCATCGCTGTGCAGCTGGCCTTCGTAGGCGGTGAACATGCCATGCACCAGCGCGATGATCAGCGCCGCCGTGGACCAGTAGAATGCCATTGCGATCCAACCGTCCGGCCAGTTCAGGCGCAAGGCATCCGACGGCGGTATGAAGAAGTACTGGCACAGCAGACCCGACAGCAGCGCGGCCAGCAAACCCGGCCCCAGACCACCCAGAAACACGGTGATCAGTACGGCTGCCAGCGAGACCAGGAAAGGCGAACCTTCCAGCGCGTCGCCGACGTGGAAACGCGCCCATACCGCCAGCACCGTCAGACTCAGCGCAAGCAGATAGCCACGCCAACGCTTGGAGCGGAACGCCATTGCCGCATTCAGTATGCGCATCCTGTTCCCCTGGCCGACGCTCGTCGCGCCGCCTTTGTAATGCGGATTCCAACCTTGATCGCGCCCTGCGTCAAACCCTGCATGAAAGGGCGACTGGCTTCACATCCTGCAAACATCCGCCGCGCTTACTGTAGCGGGCAGGGGTAACGCTAACGTACGCCGGCGCCCACATCCACATTGGAGGGGGACATGGAAACGCTGCTCGCTGGAAAACGCGTCCTGGTGGTCGAGGATGAAAGCCTGGTGGCCGAGTTGGTGGCGGATATCGCCGATGACATGTCGGCCGAACGCGTCGGCATCGTCGCCACGGTCGGCCAGGCGCTGAAGAGCATCGCGACCGAGCCCTGGGATCTGGCGATACTGGATTTCAACCTGCAAGGCACGCCTTCATGGCCGGTGGCCGAAGCGCTGCGCGATCGCGGCATTCCCTATTTGATGGTCAGCGGCTACGGCCAGGATCTGATTGTCGATCCCGGCACGCCCCTGCTGGCCAAGCCGTACAGCGTGGCGGACTTCGTGGCGGCGATCCGTCTGGTCTGCCACGCCACCCCGTCCAGCCACAACGTGGCGGGCGCCACGGGTAGTGGCACCCTTGCCGGCTCGGGCGCCCCACCCGTTACGCCACGGCTGCGCTGAACTAGTCGGCGGCCAGCCGTGTGCCGCGCTCGCCGCGTTGCAGCGGGTCGATGCGCAGACTCTGCAAGCGACACACGTCGACATCCTTGTAGACGACGGCGCGGCCATTGCGGAATTGCATCTGGAGATCGAACCGGCAACCGGGCTCGCGCACGGCCAGGGTGAAGCTGTCGCCGCCGCCCTGCACGGGCGAGGCCAATGGCCAATCGCGGAAATCCTGATCGACCTGAGTGGGCTTGACCGCAATGGCGGTCAGGCTGTCATGGGCGCGGTTGACGACTTGCAGGTAGCGGGTCTTGTCGGCTTCGCCGGCCGAGGTGGTCGCCGTCACAGCGAGCAGGGTGCAGGTCAGCAGCACAGGGGAAAGGCGCATGGTCTTGCTCCAGGAGTGAGGTGGGTGACGGCGGAAAGCACACCGTCGGCCCGCATCTCGCGCCCCTGGCCCAGGGCCGGCAACGCATTCGGGACGAATCGTCGCCATGGCGGGGTGAATCGTAATAGCCGCACGCGGCGCTTTGCCCGGGCCCGGCCGACGCATACGATGCCTGCGACTCCCACCGGCAGGACCCCATGAAGATTCGCTTGGGCCAACATCAGATCGGGCTGTGGCCGTACCTGGGCTTGTGGTCCATCGTGGTGATCGTCTTCGCCATCCAGAGTCTGATGGACGACGCCGTCAGTGATCGCACGGTCTGGCGGGTCACCGATTACCTGCGCTGGTCGATGATCCAGTGGTACACCTGGGCCGCGCTGGCGCCGCTGGTGTTCCGCCTGGCCGAACGTGATCCGCTGCAGGCACCGTTCCGCTGGTCCGCGCTGTTGCGGCAGGCGCGCAACAGCCTGGGCGTGACCTTGTTGGCGGTGATGATTGGCGCGTTCGTTTCCACCTTCCTGCAGAGTGACTCCTTCTTCAACCAACTGGGCCAGTTCATCGGCAAGCACTTTGCCATTGGCCTGCTGACGTACTGGGCGCTGCTGGCCATCCACCACTTCCTGCACCATCAGGCCGAGAGAACCCGCCGCGAACTGGAGGCCAGCCGGCTGGCCAGCGAACTGGCGCAATCCCGGCTGCAGGTGTTGAAGACCCAGCTGCAACCGCACTTCCTGTTCAACACGCTGCATGCGGTCATCACCCTGCTCGATGAGGACACGCTGTCGGCCGAAGACATGCTGCTGCGCCTGAGCGAGTTGCTGCGTGCGTTCCTGGAAGACTACGACGGCCAGGAGATCAGCCTGCGTCGCGAGCTGGAACTGCTCGATCTGTACCTCGGCATCCAGCGCAGGCGCTTCACCGATCGGCTGAGCACGCACATCTACGTGGCGCCCGACACGCTGGAGTGCGCCGTGCCCAGCCTGTTGCTGCAACCGCTGGTGGAGAACGCGATCCGCCATGGCATCGGCGCGCATGCCGGCAGTGATCGGGTGGAGGTTGAAAGTCGCCGCGATGGCGATCACCTGTTGCTGGAAGTGCGCAACTACAACAGCACGCTGGCGTCCTCCGGCAATGGCGGCCATGGCATCGGCCTGTCCAACAGCCGCCTGCGCCTGCGTGAGCTGTATGGCGAACAGGCCGAGTTGCGGTTGGACCTGATCTATCCGCAGGGCGTGGCCTGCCGGGTGCGCCTGCCGCTGCGCATCGTGGAAGCCACGCACGCGGACGCCGACAGCGGCGACATCGGCGATGCACCGGAGCATGTGCCCGCATGAGCCTGTCGGTGCTGGTGGTCGACGACGAACCGATTGCGCGCCGCGCGGTGGTGCGGCTGCTGCGCGACGATGTCGACATCGGCGACATCGAGGAGCGGGGCGATGGCGCCGCTGCGGTGATGGCGATTCGCGAGCAATCCCCGGATCTGGTGTTCCTGGATATCCAGATGCCGGTGATGACCGGCCTGGACGTATTGGCCAGCATCGGCGCCAGGCAGATGCCGGCGACCATCTTCGTCACCGCCTACGAGCAGTACGCCGTGCGCGCGTTCGAGGCCAATGCGGTCGACTACCTGGTCAAGCCTTTCAGTCGTGAACGCTTCGCCGACACGCTGGATCGGGCCAAGGCGCGTCTACGCCTGGCGCGCGGCGGCGGCAGCGTCTCCGCCGAACAGCTGCTGCAGACCCTGGAAAGCCTGCGCCAGCGCGACAACTGGCTCGAACGCATCCCGGTGCGCAGTGATGAAGCCGTGCTGCTGATCGATGTCGACGACATCGTCTGGATTCGCGCCAATGGCAACACGGTGCAGATCCACCTCAACGGCGCCACCCACGAATTGCGCGAGACCCTGGCCAGCCTGGCCGTACGTTTGAACCCGCGCCACTTCGTGCGCATCCATCGTTCGGCGGTGATTAACCTGCGCCGGGTCAAGACCATCCATCCCTGGTTCAACGGCCACCACGTGGTCACCCTCGATACCGGCCAGCAGCTGCGCATGAGCCGCTATCAGCACGAAGCCTTCCTGAAGCTGGTCGGCAACCGCAAGGAAGATTAGCCCAGGCTGGCGGCGATGGTGGCCACCGCCACGATGGCGAGCACGAGGCCCACGATGTTGATCCGCGCCAGCTTTTCGCGGAAGGCGACTACGCCCACCAGCGTTCCCAACACCACCACGCCAAGATTCATCGTCGCGAAGACCACGGCGGGATTGTCCGGCAAGGCGCGATGGGCCTTGATGTAGAACAGGATGTTGGCGAAGTTGCTGGCGCCCACCAGCAAGCCAAACAGTAGTGCGCCGCGATCCAGCCGCAACGTGCCGCGCACGCGCGTGACGATCAGCACGCCCAGCATGATCACCAGCGCACCGCTGAAGGCCACGAACAACGACGCCGCGAACGGCGTGCCAGCGGCCGCGATGTGCTTGAGCAGGATGTCCACGCCCGCATAGCCGAACAGCAC
Encoded proteins:
- a CDS encoding L,D-transpeptidase, whose product is MALALASFDATSAESDVAPQPFNVDQLPPGQGVSDTVIELAGWVVATKDNQGYPFAIMDKDAAQILVFGSDGRLRGATPGLFGSAVGDHSAPGVAGLALREIPGRDRTTPAGRFVGGYGPSTDAGRVLWVDYDSAVSMHPTATGVPAERRVERLASPEPDDNRVTHGCINVPPEFYEQVIRQTFERGGVFYILPDTDSLAETFPEFAQSRATAQHHEGGKAERSPK
- a CDS encoding ATP-binding protein → MRILNAAMAFRSKRWRGYLLALSLTVLAVWARFHVGDALEGSPFLVSLAAVLITVFLGGLGPGLLAALLSGLLCQYFFIPPSDALRLNWPDGWIAMAFYWSTAALIIALVHGMFTAYEGQLHSDAKLRELNEALEQRVAERTLALESEGRRRSEAQGQVRQLQKMESLGQLTGGIAHDFNNMLAIIIGSLDMAKRRLTGNEHPKLASNLENAVQGAQRASVLTARLLAFSRQQPLVPLAVDANKLVSGMSEMLRRTIGEQVRVETVLAGGLWQAFADAAQLEHALVNLAVNARDAMPSGGKLTIETANADLDDRYAQSHDEVEEGQYVLICVSDTGIGMSADVIERAFDPFYTTKGVGKGTGLGLSQVYGFVKQSGGHVKIYSEIGQGTTVKVYLPRHHAQSQSEASQRVFQATPTGSLEQIILVVEDEAAVRHMSVDALRELGYTVIQAADANQALEQLTVQPRVDLLFTDIVMPDINGRELADRALAMRPDLKVLFTTGYTRNAVVHNGILDAGVAFLPKPFTIEQLATKVHAVLQGQGANRRG
- a CDS encoding response regulator, with the translated sequence METLLAGKRVLVVEDESLVAELVADIADDMSAERVGIVATVGQALKSIATEPWDLAILDFNLQGTPSWPVAEALRDRGIPYLMVSGYGQDLIVDPGTPLLAKPYSVADFVAAIRLVCHATPSSHNVAGATGSGTLAGSGAPPVTPRLR
- a CDS encoding sensor histidine kinase, with the translated sequence MKIRLGQHQIGLWPYLGLWSIVVIVFAIQSLMDDAVSDRTVWRVTDYLRWSMIQWYTWAALAPLVFRLAERDPLQAPFRWSALLRQARNSLGVTLLAVMIGAFVSTFLQSDSFFNQLGQFIGKHFAIGLLTYWALLAIHHFLHHQAERTRRELEASRLASELAQSRLQVLKTQLQPHFLFNTLHAVITLLDEDTLSAEDMLLRLSELLRAFLEDYDGQEISLRRELELLDLYLGIQRRRFTDRLSTHIYVAPDTLECAVPSLLLQPLVENAIRHGIGAHAGSDRVEVESRRDGDHLLLEVRNYNSTLASSGNGGHGIGLSNSRLRLRELYGEQAELRLDLIYPQGVACRVRLPLRIVEATHADADSGDIGDAPEHVPA
- a CDS encoding LytR/AlgR family response regulator transcription factor, producing MSLSVLVVDDEPIARRAVVRLLRDDVDIGDIEERGDGAAAVMAIREQSPDLVFLDIQMPVMTGLDVLASIGARQMPATIFVTAYEQYAVRAFEANAVDYLVKPFSRERFADTLDRAKARLRLARGGGSVSAEQLLQTLESLRQRDNWLERIPVRSDEAVLLIDVDDIVWIRANGNTVQIHLNGATHELRETLASLAVRLNPRHFVRIHRSAVINLRRVKTIHPWFNGHHVVTLDTGQQLRMSRYQHEAFLKLVGNRKED